The Candidatus Limnocylindrales bacterium DNA window CACGTGAACGCGGGTCATCTCGCCGAGCTTCGCCAGATGCTGCCCGCCGACGAAGACAAGCTCGCGCAGGTGGATCTCTTCCTCGACAAGTCGGAGCTCTACGATGTCTTCGACGTCAACGGCGACAAGGTGCCGGAAGTCATCGGCGTGAAATACTGGATCGCGTACTCACTGCAGAACAACAAGCCCGACGCGCTGCGCGCTCCGAACGAACGCTGCGCGTACTACGACTGGCTCTACGCCGGAGATCTCAGTTGCCGCGAAGGCGGCGAATCGCGCTTCGCCGCGATTCGCGCCGGCGCTTTCGAAGGGCGCAAGTCGGTCGAAGGCCCGGAGTACCGTGACATCGCGTTGTGGGAAGCGCGTTACGAGCCGGAGAAGGTCCAGTTCTACCGTCTCGTCGACATTCCGTTCGCGCGCGAGCTTCGCAGGGTTGGCGCGGATCGCACGTTCCCCGGACTCGAGTCTGCAGCGCCGTCGCGGCGCTGAGTGCCGGGGCGGCGGAGGCGAGGCACATGTGCATTTCGTCGCCACTCTGCGGCGGAACGGGCGTGCGATTACCACGTCGAGTGTCGTCGATACGGACAACTATCGGGCGCAGCGAAACCCGATGAGCCCTGATGCGAAGGATGGCAGTCTTCCGCCAGAGACCGCGAGCGGTCCGGCTTTTGTCGCAGAGACCAGCGAGCCCCCGCGCGTGAGCGCACCGGGGCCGACGCCGAGCGTACTCGCGCCGACGAGGCACATCGCATCGTCGCTGAAGCTGGCCCAGTCCGCGCACGCCGTAGAGCGTGGTACCCAGTCCGCAACCCACTCGTCGAGATTGCCGACCATGTCGAAGGCTCCGCGTGAGGATACGCAGTTGCTGCGTGTACCGGTGGAGACCAGACCGGGGCCGGCCGCCGACGTGTTGCAATCGGTCGTTCCGTCGTCCGGTCCAGCGTCCGGCGTACCGTTCGCGCCCACCTGCCACTCTGCACTCGTCGGTAAACGCTTCGCGGAATTGGCGCACGCCTCCTGTGCCTGGAACCAGCTGATGTGCGCCGAGGGCAGCTCCGACGGCAGGCTCACGGCGTAGATGTCATTGGCGCAGCTCTGGCCGTCTTTCGTGCATGGGGCGTAGTCTTCGCCCGCCGTGCCCAACTGCACGGCACCGCCGCTCGTCAGCTCGGCGTGCGTAGCTTTGCCAAGTCGGATGTCGCTTACCAGGATCGCGTTCGTGGTGGTCGGATCCGGCACGCGCCAGACGCTCTCCTCGTATTTGTCCAGGCATATCGTGCCCGCCGGCACGGCGTCTGCGCTGCATCTCCTGACGGGTAGTCTTGGAAAGCCTGCCGCTGCGGTACTTGCCGCACCAATCACCTGAGCGATCACAAGAAAGATTTTCACTCTGCTCTGATTCATCATCGTCATCGTCCTTTCCAATCGATCGTCGTTACTCCGCGAGATGCTTCCTCGAGACGCGTTCCGTCTCGCGGAAGCGCCGGAGGTGGGCCGGCGCCATCGGCCAAACCCACTCCCGGCGTCCGCCCCGTCGCAGCGCGCTATCGCAATGTTCGCGACCGCCCCTGCTCACAGAATCCCTTGAACGTTTGCTGGAGCGCTTTCACACTCGAGAATCCCATCGCGCGCGCAGCCGCTTCAAGGCTGCCGAACTGCTCGGTCAGCGCGAGGACGCTCCTGCCGTGACAGTTTGCGGTACCCGGGAGTCCAGCTTCCGGAACGGTATCGCCCGCCAGCGAAACGGCCATGTTGAACGTCCGCAGGGGAACGTCGCCAATGATGTCCGTACCGATTCGCAGCCAGTCCGGCTTCAACGCGGAGTTGCGGATCCACGCCTGCAGGTCGCCCACGAACGGCGTCCCGGGGGGCACGAGCGGCTTTGGTGTCGACAGGAAGAGGAACTGGCCGGCGGCGACCTCGACCTCCGGGCGGAAGAAATAGTGGTCCGCCGGCAAGACGACCGGAGGCGTGAAGGTGATCGTGATCCGAACCTCTTCACCGCGCGCTGCTCCGTCGCCATGAGTCAGGTTCGCGGGCGCCGGGTTGACGCCGTCGGAGACCGAGTTCAGTGCCTGGAAGCTCGCGTTCAGAACTTCGGCACGGAAAGAGAGTGTTCCTCTCTCGCCGTCGCGTGTCGCGCTGCCGATCTCGACGTCCGCCGGCGAATTGGCCCGCGAGGGGACCCTCACGACGGGGAGCACGACCGAGTCGTTCGGGAAAACGTGGTAGAACTCGACCTCGACGTTGTCGATATCCGTCAGGGCAGTTCCCGTCGGAACCAATCCTTCGATCGTCGCCTGGGCGATCGTAGTAGTCTCGGTCAGGATGAAGTCATCGGCGGTCTCGGTCTCAAGGTTTCCTTTGCCGACAGGCTGCGACAGCGTTCCGAGCAGTCCGTCGGGCGTACCGGTGCTGAAGAAATACGGATCGGCTGATGCAGCCCTCGCCAGCGACAGCGAAGCGATCATCGTGGCAACTGCCACACCGACACGCAGGCGTGCCGGTACGACCGCGGGCGTCACGCCGTCACAGATTCTCCGAAGTTTCATGGTCGTGTGTGATTGAATCATGACGGTCTCCTTCTGATTGAGTTGGGTTGGAGCTTGCACGGAACCGCAAACAGCAGGGTGCGGTCCGGTCGTGGCCGCGAGGTTTTGGATCCCGCGGCGGGTCCATTCGAGAAGGCAAGAAGCAGGGCGCGGTGTGCGGCCTGATTCTGCGGTGCGCTGCATTTCCTCATTCCATCCTCCGTCCGCATTCGATGTTGCGACTATCGGGAACTACGAATGGATGGTTGGAAGGTTTCGCTCATCTCGACGATGAGGCGCGCGATGTGCAGAGGCGCCGCGTCCATCGTTCGAGCAAGATTGAAGGGTTGCGAGCTGCGGTGTGGCGCCGCTCAATGAGCACCGCGAGCTTGCACGTCAAGAGAACGCGCACAGCGCGGCCGTGTCGCCATTGGAGTAGCGCTCCATGGCCGCGTCCGAACTGTCAGCGGCCGGGTCGTGAAGAGCCTAAGCGCGCCCGAGCGCCGTCACGAGCCGCTCGGCTGCAGCCTCCCCCGACCGCACACAATCCGGAATGCCGACGCCACGGTAAGCCGCACCGGCGAGCGCGAGCGTTGCAAAGCGCCCCGCCTCTTCTTCGATGCGTGCAACGCGCTCCAGATGCCCGACGTTGTACTGCGGCATCGAGCGCGGCCAGCGCGTGACGAGCGTTTCGGTCGGCCGCGCATGAATGCCGACGAGGTCGGCC harbors:
- a CDS encoding SUMF1/EgtB/PvdO family nonheme iron enzyme; the encoded protein is MPDPTTTNAILVSDIRLGKATHAELTSGGAVQLGTAGEDYAPCTKDGQSCANDIYAVSLPSELPSAHISWFQAQEACANSAKRLPTSAEWQVGANGTPDAGPDDGTTDCNTSAAGPGLVSTGTRSNCVSSRGAFDMVGNLDEWVADWVPRSTACADWASFSDDAMCLVGASTLGVGPGALTRGGSLVSATKAGPLAVSGGRLPSFASGLIGFRCAR